In one window of Cryptococcus neoformans var. neoformans JEC21 chromosome 7 sequence DNA:
- a CDS encoding myo-inositol transporter 2, putative gives MLIPCSFTAGAIIIASSFSLGQLTAGRLVLGVGVGGAAIICPLYITELAPTAVRGRCVGTNGFFIPFGQTVSVAIGAGLKDVKYNWRILFGLGVVPSLLQLCLMHKLPESPRVLILRGQDDRAREVLKQIYRYASHEVIELKLEIVKAHVQATTVLERSTTWAQRAKKLWCHKPYRRSILTVCMIQVFGQFTGYNTLLYYAGTLFGLVGLSNASLGGLIPSITNTFFLLVGMLFVDRIGRRGLLMKFGPLMIIGLIWCLIAFYFMCKETGGFLVEGFVYNQRDVGLVIAGIVIFVMGFGSTYAHICWYQSEYLALEIRAIGSAISTTASFSANLVVAVSFLSELETLTPSGTYGLYLGFVVVGYVLAYYCYPETKGLSIDEAFSLFDDDFGVKKSVKMRREKAEAQKRYNAEGGESGQVVDYLGAKPETSHIERVEPVASGL, from the exons ATGTTGATACCTTGTAGCTTCACTGCTGGTGCAATCATCATTGCGTCGAGTTTCTCCCTCGGTCAGCTCACTGCTGGTCGTTTGGTTCTTGGTGTCGGAGTCGGAGGTGCGGCTATCATTTGTCCCCTCTATATCACCGAATTGGCACCGACCGCTGTTCGTGGTCGTTGTGTGGGCACGAA CGGTTTCTTTATTCCCTTCGGACAGACAGTATCCGTTGCTATCGGAGCGGGTTTAAAAGACGTCAAATACAACTGGCGGATTTTAT TCGGTCTCGGTGTTGTGCCATCTTTGCTCCAGCTCTGCCTGATGCACAAACTCCCCGAATCTCCTCGAGTTTTGATTCTGCGTGGACAAGATGATCGCGCTCGTGAGGTTCTCAAACAAATCTACCGATACGCTTCTCATGAGGTCATCGAACTCAAACTTGAAATCGTCAAGGCTCATGTCCAGGCAACTACTGTTCTCGAACGCTCAACCACATGGGCTCAACGTGCCAAGAAACTTTGGTGTCACAAGCCCTACCGTCGATCTATTTTGACCGTTTGCATGATTCAGGTATTCGGTCAGTTCACAGG TTACAATACCCTGCTGTACTATGCCGGCACGTTGTTCGGCCTGGTTGGCCTCTCCAACGCTTCTTTAGGAGGATTGATTCCTTCCATCACCAATACCTTCTTCCTG CTTGTGGGTATGCTCTTTGTTGACAGAATCGGGCGACGAGGGCTGCTTATGAAATTTGGCCCGCTGATG ATCATTGGCCTGATCTGGTGTCTGATCGCATTCTACT TTATGTGTAAGGAGACCGGTGGTTTCCTTGTTGAAGGTTTCGTCTACAACCAGAGAGATGTCGGTCTTGTCATCGCGGGTATCGTCATCTTTGTTATGGGATTCGGCTCAACATATGCCCATATCTGTTGGTATCAATCAGAATATCTCGCTTTGGAGATCCGTGCTATCGGTAGTGCCATTAGTACGACTGCCAGCTTCTCTGCCAACTTGGTGGTTGCTGtgtctttcctttctgA GCTTGAGACTTTGACTCCAAGCGGTACTTATGGTCTTTACCTAGGGTTCGTAGTGGTCGGTTACGTGCTAGCCTACTACTGTTATCCAGAAACGA AGGGCCTATCTATCGACGAAGCTTTCAGTCTATTCGACGATGATTTCGGAGTCAAGAAGTCCGTGAAGATGCGACGAGAAAAAGCCGAAGCTCAGAAGAGATATAACGCTGAAGGGGGAGAGTCAGGTCAAGTTGTTGATTATCTTGGGGCCAAGCCTGAAACAAGTCATATCGAGCGAGTGGAGCCGGTCGCAAGTGGACTGTAG
- a CDS encoding myo-inositol transporter 2, putative, giving the protein MNSDEIAPVATLSSSSLPPSEMKAEATSSGLTHEGQLIDEAVIQAENEDKMTPYLVFLIGSAALGGFLYGYDTGVVGIALPYVGTDLGHALSSPEQEIATAATTIGAIFGAAILGYFADKWGRKWCLLISDLFFTAGAIIIASSFSLGQLTAGRLVLGVGVGGAAIICPLYITELAPTAVRGRCVGTNGFFIPFGQTVSVAIGAGLKDVKYNWRILFGLGVVPSLLQLCLMHKLPESPRVLILRGQDDRAREVLKQIYRYASHEVIELKLEIVKAHVQATTVLERSTTWAQRAKKLWCHKPYRRSILTVCMIQVFGQFTGYNTLLYYAGTLFGLVGLSNASLGGLIPSITNTFFLLVGMLFVDRIGRRGLLMKFGPLMIIGLIWCLIAFYFMCKETGGFLVEGFVYNQRDVGLVIAGIVIFVMGFGSTYAHICWYQSEYLALEIRAIGSAISTTASFSANLVVAVSFLSELETLTPSGTYGLYLGFVVVGYVLAYYCYPETKGLSIDEAFSLFDDDFGVKKSVKMRREKAEAQKRYNAEGGESGQVVDYLGAKPETSHIERVEPVASGL; this is encoded by the exons ATGAACTCCGACGAAATTGCGCCTGTCGCAACATTATCGAGCAGCTCTTTGCCGCCATCCGAGATGAAGGCTGAAGCGACATCAAGCGGACTCACGCACGAAGGACAGCTCATC GATGAGGCTGTCATTCAAGCTGAAAATGAGGACAAAATGACACCTTATCTGGTTTTTTTGATTGGATCG GCTGCTCTGGGCGGTTTCCTGTATGGATATGATACCGGTGTCGTTGGTATCGCCCTACCTTACGTTGGTACTGATCTCGGTCACGCACTTTCATCTCCTGAGCAAGAGATTGCTACCGCCGCCACCACAATCGGTGCCATCTTCGGCGCTGCAATTTTGGGTTACTTCGCCGATAAATGGGGTCGTAAATGGTGTTTATTGATCTCTGATTTGTT CTTCACTGCTGGTGCAATCATCATTGCGTCGAGTTTCTCCCTCGGTCAGCTCACTGCTGGTCGTTTGGTTCTTGGTGTCGGAGTCGGAGGTGCGGCTATCATTTGTCCCCTCTATATCACCGAATTGGCACCGACCGCTGTTCGTGGTCGTTGTGTGGGCACGAA CGGTTTCTTTATTCCCTTCGGACAGACAGTATCCGTTGCTATCGGAGCGGGTTTAAAAGACGTCAAATACAACTGGCGGATTTTAT TCGGTCTCGGTGTTGTGCCATCTTTGCTCCAGCTCTGCCTGATGCACAAACTCCCCGAATCTCCTCGAGTTTTGATTCTGCGTGGACAAGATGATCGCGCTCGTGAGGTTCTCAAACAAATCTACCGATACGCTTCTCATGAGGTCATCGAACTCAAACTTGAAATCGTCAAGGCTCATGTCCAGGCAACTACTGTTCTCGAACGCTCAACCACATGGGCTCAACGTGCCAAGAAACTTTGGTGTCACAAGCCCTACCGTCGATCTATTTTGACCGTTTGCATGATTCAGGTATTCGGTCAGTTCACAGG TTACAATACCCTGCTGTACTATGCCGGCACGTTGTTCGGCCTGGTTGGCCTCTCCAACGCTTCTTTAGGAGGATTGATTCCTTCCATCACCAATACCTTCTTCCTG CTTGTGGGTATGCTCTTTGTTGACAGAATCGGGCGACGAGGGCTGCTTATGAAATTTGGCCCGCTGATG ATCATTGGCCTGATCTGGTGTCTGATCGCATTCTACT TTATGTGTAAGGAGACCGGTGGTTTCCTTGTTGAAGGTTTCGTCTACAACCAGAGAGATGTCGGTCTTGTCATCGCGGGTATCGTCATCTTTGTTATGGGATTCGGCTCAACATATGCCCATATCTGTTGGTATCAATCAGAATATCTCGCTTTGGAGATCCGTGCTATCGGTAGTGCCATTAGTACGACTGCCAGCTTCTCTGCCAACTTGGTGGTTGCTGtgtctttcctttctgA GCTTGAGACTTTGACTCCAAGCGGTACTTATGGTCTTTACCTAGGGTTCGTAGTGGTCGGTTACGTGCTAGCCTACTACTGTTATCCAGAAACGA AGGGCCTATCTATCGACGAAGCTTTCAGTCTATTCGACGATGATTTCGGAGTCAAGAAGTCCGTGAAGATGCGACGAGAAAAAGCCGAAGCTCAGAAGAGATATAACGCTGAAGGGGGAGAGTCAGGTCAAGTTGTTGATTATCTTGGGGCCAAGCCTGAAACAAGTCATATCGAGCGAGTGGAGCCGGTCGCAAGTGGACTGTAG